The Carbonactinospora thermoautotrophica genome window below encodes:
- a CDS encoding TcmI family type II polyketide cyclase, producing MSHRTLIVARMDPADAERVADIFAESDAGTLPRRIGVTRRSLFSFHGLYFHLIEAERDIGPALAVHRDDPDFLDINRRLSAYITAYDPQTWRGPRDAMAREFYTWQAS from the coding sequence GTGAGCCACCGCACCTTGATCGTCGCCCGGATGGACCCGGCGGACGCCGAGCGGGTCGCAGACATCTTCGCCGAGTCCGACGCCGGTACCCTGCCGCGGCGCATCGGGGTCACCCGGCGCAGCCTATTCAGCTTCCACGGCCTGTACTTCCACCTCATCGAGGCGGAGCGCGACATCGGGCCGGCACTGGCGGTGCACCGGGACGACCCCGACTTCCTCGACATCAACCGCCGCCTCAGCGCGTACATCACCGCATACGACCCGCAGACCTGGCGCGGTCCACGCGACGCCATGGCCCGTGAGTTCTACACCTGGCAGGCCTCCTGA
- a CDS encoding acyl-CoA carboxylase subunit beta, translating into MTTLINETTPDTRGRAAPPAVRTRRSTRERVAELARIREEAHRGPDPAATKRQHAKGKLTARERIDLLVDPGSFTELEPLRRHRASGFGLERRRPYTDGVVTGWGTVHGRQVFVYAHDFRIFGGSLGEAHAQKIHKLMDLATTTGAPLIGLNDGAGARIQEGVTALAGYGGIFRRNVAASGVIPQISVMLGPCAGGASYSPALTDFVFAVRGTAHMFITGPDVVAAVTGEHVSHEELGGALTHATRSGVATFVHDDEADCLEDVRFLLSLLPSNNAELPPYYPPDDPADRSCDALLDLVPDDPARPYDMRAVIAEIVDDGEYLELHEAWAPNVVCALARLDGHVVGIVANQPQVLAGALDIHACEKAARFVRTCDAFNIPLVTLVDVPGFLPGTEQEHGGIIRHGAKLLYAYCEATVPRVQVILRKAYGGAYIVMDSRSIGADLSYAWPTNEIAVMGAEGAANVIFRKELAAAADPGALRRRLVTEYAEQLMHPYYAAERGLVDDVIDPRDTRRVIARGLAMLRSKHANLPHRKHGNPPL; encoded by the coding sequence ATGACCACGCTGATCAACGAGACCACACCTGACACCCGGGGCCGGGCCGCACCCCCGGCGGTCCGGACCCGCCGCTCGACCCGCGAGCGGGTCGCGGAGCTGGCCCGCATCCGGGAGGAGGCGCACCGTGGCCCGGACCCGGCGGCGACCAAGCGCCAGCACGCGAAGGGCAAGCTGACCGCCCGCGAGCGCATCGACCTCCTGGTGGACCCCGGGTCCTTCACCGAGTTGGAGCCGCTGCGCCGGCACCGGGCGAGCGGCTTCGGCCTGGAGCGGCGCCGCCCGTACACCGACGGGGTCGTCACCGGCTGGGGCACCGTGCACGGGCGTCAGGTCTTCGTGTACGCGCACGACTTCCGCATCTTCGGCGGATCGCTCGGCGAGGCACACGCCCAGAAGATCCACAAGCTCATGGACCTGGCCACGACCACCGGAGCGCCTCTCATCGGGCTCAACGACGGCGCCGGTGCCCGCATCCAGGAGGGGGTGACGGCGCTCGCCGGCTACGGCGGGATCTTCCGGCGCAACGTCGCAGCCTCCGGAGTCATCCCGCAGATCAGCGTGATGCTCGGCCCCTGCGCCGGGGGCGCCTCGTATTCCCCGGCGCTTACCGACTTCGTGTTCGCGGTGCGCGGCACCGCGCACATGTTCATCACCGGGCCCGACGTGGTGGCCGCGGTGACGGGGGAGCACGTCAGCCACGAGGAGCTGGGCGGGGCGCTCACCCACGCCACGCGCTCCGGCGTGGCCACGTTCGTCCACGACGATGAGGCCGACTGCCTGGAGGACGTGCGCTTCCTGCTGTCCCTGCTGCCCTCCAACAACGCTGAGCTGCCCCCTTACTACCCGCCGGACGACCCCGCCGACCGGTCCTGCGATGCGCTGCTCGACCTGGTACCGGACGACCCGGCCCGGCCGTACGACATGCGGGCGGTGATCGCTGAGATCGTGGACGACGGCGAGTACCTGGAGCTGCACGAAGCCTGGGCGCCCAACGTCGTGTGTGCGTTGGCTCGCCTCGACGGCCACGTCGTCGGGATCGTCGCCAACCAGCCCCAGGTGCTCGCGGGCGCCCTAGACATCCACGCCTGCGAGAAGGCCGCCCGGTTCGTGCGCACCTGCGACGCCTTCAACATCCCGCTGGTCACCCTGGTCGACGTGCCCGGCTTCCTGCCCGGCACCGAGCAGGAGCACGGCGGCATCATCCGGCATGGGGCGAAGCTGTTGTACGCGTACTGCGAGGCCACCGTGCCCCGCGTCCAGGTGATCCTGCGCAAGGCGTATGGCGGCGCGTACATCGTCATGGACTCGCGCTCTATCGGCGCGGACCTGTCCTACGCCTGGCCGACCAACGAGATCGCCGTGATGGGCGCCGAGGGCGCCGCCAACGTGATCTTCCGCAAGGAACTCGCCGCCGCGGCCGACCCCGGCGCGCTGCGTCGGCGGTTGGTCACCGAGTACGCAGAACAGCTCATGCACCCGTACTACGCCGCGGAGCGCGGCCTGGTCGACGACGTCATCGATCCTCGCGACACCCGCCGGGTGATCGCGCGCGGCCTCGCCATGCTGCGCTCCAAGCACGCGAACCTACCCCACCGCAAGCACGGCAACCCGCCACTGTAG
- a CDS encoding cupin domain-containing protein: protein MSRKHTTITVDDVPANRRRGGDIRALLTPTTVGSTSGFLGVATIAPGEFISEHYHPYSEEFVYLVRGALTVRLDGEPTELRAGQAVFIACEVRHRLENHGDEDAFIVFHLGPLAPRPDLGHVDTEELPHPEAPLPGGTR from the coding sequence GTGTCCCGCAAGCACACGACGATCACCGTCGACGACGTGCCCGCCAACCGTCGCCGCGGCGGCGATATCCGCGCCCTGCTCACCCCGACGACGGTCGGGTCGACGTCGGGGTTCCTGGGCGTCGCCACGATCGCGCCCGGTGAGTTCATCAGCGAGCACTACCACCCGTATTCCGAGGAGTTCGTGTACCTGGTCCGCGGTGCGCTCACCGTACGGCTGGACGGGGAGCCGACCGAACTACGCGCCGGGCAGGCGGTGTTCATCGCCTGCGAGGTCCGCCACCGGCTGGAGAACCACGGTGACGAGGACGCGTTCATCGTCTTCCACCTTGGACCGCTCGCCCCCCGCCCCGACCTGGGCCACGTGGACACCGAGGAGCTGCCGCACCCAGAGGCGCCGCTGCCCGGAGGCACCCGGTGA
- a CDS encoding beta-ketoacyl-[acyl-carrier-protein] synthase family protein: protein MSGRRVAVTGLGVVAPGGIGTKAFWELLTAGRTATRAITLFDPTGFRSRIAAECDFDPAAEGLSPQETRRMDRCVQFAVVAAREAIADAGLEPDSEPSHRIGVSIGSAVGCTMTLEEEYVVVSDHGRHWLVDHTYAIPHLYQSLVPSTLAVEVAWLVGAEGPAAVISTGCTSGLDAVGHAAALIAEGSADVVISGASDAPISPISVACFDAIKATSPNNADPEHASRPFDRHRDGFVLGEGAAVLVLEEYERARQRGAHVYAEIAGFASRSNAYHMTGLKPDGLDMAEAIRAALDQARLNPDDVDYINAHGSGTRQNDRHETAAFKRSLGRRAYQVPVSSIKSMVGHSLGAIGSIELAACALAIEHGVVPPTANLTTPDPECDLDYVPRTAREQQVDVVLSVGSGFGGFQTAVLLARPGEVAR, encoded by the coding sequence GTGAGCGGCCGGCGCGTCGCCGTCACCGGCCTCGGCGTCGTCGCGCCGGGCGGCATCGGCACCAAGGCCTTCTGGGAGCTGCTCACCGCCGGGCGGACCGCCACGCGCGCGATCACCCTCTTTGACCCGACCGGCTTCCGATCCCGGATCGCCGCGGAGTGCGATTTCGACCCGGCGGCGGAGGGGCTGTCACCGCAGGAGACCCGGCGGATGGACCGGTGCGTGCAGTTCGCGGTCGTGGCTGCCCGCGAGGCGATCGCCGACGCCGGCCTGGAACCGGACAGCGAGCCCTCGCACCGGATCGGCGTCAGCATCGGCAGCGCGGTCGGCTGCACGATGACGCTGGAAGAGGAGTACGTGGTGGTCAGCGACCACGGCCGGCACTGGCTGGTCGACCACACGTACGCCATTCCGCACCTGTACCAGAGCCTGGTGCCGAGCACGCTGGCCGTCGAGGTGGCCTGGCTGGTCGGTGCCGAGGGCCCGGCTGCCGTGATCTCCACCGGGTGCACGTCCGGCTTGGACGCGGTGGGCCATGCCGCTGCCCTGATCGCCGAGGGCTCGGCCGATGTGGTGATCTCAGGTGCGTCCGACGCGCCGATCTCGCCGATCTCGGTCGCCTGCTTCGACGCGATCAAGGCGACGTCGCCTAACAACGCGGATCCTGAACATGCCTCGCGGCCCTTCGACCGGCACCGCGACGGGTTCGTGCTCGGCGAGGGGGCCGCGGTGCTCGTCCTGGAGGAGTACGAGCGCGCCCGGCAGCGCGGCGCCCACGTGTACGCCGAGATCGCCGGGTTCGCCAGCCGCAGCAACGCCTACCACATGACGGGGCTGAAGCCGGACGGCCTGGACATGGCCGAGGCGATCCGGGCCGCGCTCGACCAGGCGCGGCTGAACCCCGACGACGTCGACTACATCAACGCCCACGGCTCGGGCACCCGGCAGAACGACCGGCACGAGACCGCCGCGTTCAAGCGCAGCCTGGGCAGGCGCGCGTACCAGGTGCCGGTCAGCTCCATCAAGTCGATGGTGGGCCACTCGCTCGGTGCTATCGGCTCGATCGAGTTGGCCGCCTGCGCGTTGGCGATCGAGCACGGCGTCGTGCCGCCCACCGCCAACCTGACGACACCCGACCCAGAGTGTGACCTGGACTATGTGCCGCGCACCGCCCGCGAGCAGCAGGTCGACGTCGTGCTCAGCGTGGGCAGCGGTTTCGGCGGCTTCCAGACCGCGGTGCTGCTGGCTCGTCCCGGGGAGGTGGCGAGGTGA
- a CDS encoding ketosynthase chain-length factor yields MIGNPVITGIGVVAPNGFGAEEYWQATLAGRSGIRPISRFDAARYPVRLAGEVRDFEPADHVPSRLIVQTDRWTQLALTATAMALQDAAIDPAGLPEYEMAVVTASSSGGNEFGQREIQSLWSKGSQFVTAYQSIAWFYAATTGQISIRHGMKGPCGVVVTEQAGGLDAVAQARRVLRQGARIAVTGGTEAPLGPYALTCQLPNGRLSTRPDPARAYVPFDVAACGYVPGEGGAILIAEQPAAARERGARVYAEIAGYAASFDPRPGSGRPPALRHAIEGALIDAGCAPEEIDVVFADAAGVPALDRVEADTLAFVFEPYGVPVTAPKTMTGRLYAGGAALDLAAAVLALRDQVIPPTVGVCEVPADYQLDLVRDQPRPARLHAALVVARGFGGFNAAVVVRRFTD; encoded by the coding sequence GTGATCGGGAACCCGGTGATCACTGGGATCGGCGTCGTCGCTCCTAACGGGTTCGGCGCCGAAGAGTACTGGCAGGCGACCCTGGCCGGGCGGAGCGGCATCCGCCCCATCAGTCGCTTCGATGCTGCCCGCTACCCCGTACGGCTCGCGGGCGAGGTGCGCGACTTCGAGCCTGCGGACCACGTGCCGAGCCGTCTGATCGTCCAGACCGACCGCTGGACGCAGCTGGCGCTCACCGCCACCGCCATGGCGCTGCAGGACGCGGCCATCGACCCGGCCGGCCTGCCCGAGTACGAGATGGCGGTCGTCACCGCAAGCTCCTCAGGCGGCAACGAGTTCGGCCAGCGCGAGATCCAGAGCCTGTGGAGCAAGGGGTCGCAGTTCGTCACCGCGTACCAGTCGATCGCCTGGTTCTACGCCGCCACCACCGGCCAGATCTCCATCCGCCACGGCATGAAGGGTCCCTGCGGGGTGGTCGTGACTGAGCAGGCCGGCGGTCTGGACGCGGTCGCCCAGGCCCGTCGCGTGCTGCGGCAGGGGGCGCGCATCGCGGTCACCGGTGGCACCGAGGCGCCCCTCGGCCCCTACGCGCTGACCTGCCAGTTGCCCAACGGCCGGCTCAGCACCCGTCCCGACCCGGCCCGGGCGTACGTGCCGTTCGACGTGGCCGCCTGCGGCTACGTGCCGGGCGAGGGCGGTGCGATCCTCATCGCCGAGCAACCGGCGGCGGCCCGGGAGCGGGGCGCCCGCGTCTACGCGGAGATCGCCGGGTACGCGGCCAGCTTCGACCCCCGGCCGGGCAGCGGCCGTCCGCCCGCGCTGCGCCACGCGATCGAGGGGGCGCTCATCGACGCGGGGTGCGCGCCCGAGGAGATCGACGTGGTCTTCGCCGACGCGGCTGGCGTGCCCGCGCTCGATCGGGTGGAGGCCGACACACTGGCGTTCGTCTTCGAGCCTTACGGCGTGCCGGTCACCGCCCCGAAGACCATGACTGGCCGCCTGTACGCGGGGGGCGCCGCGCTCGACCTCGCCGCTGCGGTCCTCGCGCTGCGCGACCAGGTGATCCCGCCGACCGTCGGCGTGTGCGAGGTGCCGGCGGACTACCAGCTCGACCTGGTACGTGACCAGCCCCGCCCGGCCAGATTGCACGCCGCCCTTGTGGTAGCGCGCGGCTTTGGCGGGTTCAACGCGGCCGTGGTCGTACGGCGCTTCACCGACTGA
- a CDS encoding acyl carrier protein, which yields MAQFTLDDLKQIMRTSAGVDESVDLDGDIAHVAFADLGYDSLAVLEMQSRISQDLGIEIPDDALEHMKTPAEAVAYVNARLQAVA from the coding sequence ATGGCACAGTTCACCCTCGACGACCTGAAACAGATCATGCGCACCAGCGCCGGGGTCGACGAGTCGGTCGACCTGGACGGGGACATCGCCCACGTCGCCTTCGCCGACCTGGGGTACGACTCGCTGGCCGTCCTGGAGATGCAGTCGCGGATCTCGCAAGACCTCGGGATCGAGATCCCGGACGACGCGCTGGAGCACATGAAGACGCCTGCTGAGGCGGTGGCGTACGTGAACGCGCGACTCCAGGCGGTGGCGTGA
- a CDS encoding SRPBCC family protein, protein MAGHTDNAVVIAAPMDVVWDVTNDVASWPSLFSEYASVEILERRGDTVKFRLTMHPDEQGRVWNWVSERTMNPRTRTVNARRVEPGPFEYMYIRWTYREVDGGVEMRWVQDFAMRPDAPLDDAAMTERINANTKIQMSRIKQLVEWVAAKAVSGEETREPEPQR, encoded by the coding sequence ATGGCCGGCCACACCGACAACGCTGTGGTCATCGCCGCCCCCATGGACGTCGTGTGGGACGTGACGAACGACGTGGCGTCCTGGCCGTCGCTGTTCAGCGAGTACGCCTCGGTGGAGATCCTGGAGCGCCGCGGCGACACCGTGAAGTTCCGGCTCACCATGCACCCGGACGAGCAGGGACGGGTGTGGAACTGGGTGTCCGAGCGCACCATGAACCCGCGCACCCGCACGGTCAACGCGCGCCGCGTCGAACCGGGCCCCTTCGAGTACATGTACATCCGCTGGACCTACCGGGAGGTCGACGGCGGCGTGGAGATGCGGTGGGTTCAGGACTTCGCCATGCGCCCGGACGCGCCGCTCGACGACGCCGCGATGACCGAGCGGATCAACGCCAACACCAAGATCCAGATGTCCCGTATCAAGCAGCTCGTCGAATGGGTAGCCGCCAAGGCGGTGTCCGGGGAGGAGACCCGTGAACCTGAACCTCAACGGTAG
- a CDS encoding SDR family NAD(P)-dependent oxidoreductase produces MNLNLNGRCALVTGGSRGIGRAVVLGLARAGARVVACYQRDSEAVASLERELKQLGGDHHLVRADVTRPDEVAALADQCRDRLGGVDILVNNAGAVSHIPYEQLPLEEWQRVLDVNLTAVHLVTQTVLPLMGHGGAVVNVGSGSALVGLPQRAHYTASKAGLIGLGRSLCKELGPRGIRVNTVTPGLVDTDQAAHLTAEQRRRYEALTSLGRLAQPEDVADVVLFLASDLARYVSGATVNVDGGI; encoded by the coding sequence GTGAACCTGAACCTCAACGGTAGGTGCGCGCTGGTCACCGGGGGCTCGCGCGGCATCGGCCGCGCGGTCGTCCTCGGTCTGGCCCGCGCGGGTGCCCGCGTGGTCGCCTGCTACCAGCGGGACAGCGAGGCGGTCGCCAGCCTGGAACGCGAGCTCAAGCAGCTCGGGGGCGACCATCACCTGGTACGCGCCGACGTCACCCGACCCGACGAGGTGGCCGCGCTCGCCGACCAGTGCCGCGACCGGCTCGGCGGCGTGGACATCCTGGTCAACAACGCCGGCGCGGTCAGCCACATCCCGTACGAGCAGCTGCCGCTGGAGGAATGGCAGCGGGTGCTTGACGTCAATCTCACCGCCGTGCACCTGGTCACCCAGACCGTGCTGCCGCTCATGGGGCACGGCGGTGCCGTCGTCAACGTCGGCTCCGGTTCCGCGCTCGTCGGGCTTCCGCAGCGGGCGCACTACACAGCGTCCAAGGCAGGGCTGATCGGCCTGGGCCGGTCGCTGTGCAAGGAGCTGGGGCCGCGCGGCATCCGCGTCAACACGGTCACCCCCGGCCTCGTCGACACCGACCAGGCCGCGCATCTCACGGCCGAGCAGCGGCGTCGGTACGAGGCGCTCACCTCGCTCGGTCGGCTCGCCCAGCCTGAGGACGTGGCCGACGTGGTGCTGTTCCTGGCCAGCGACCTGGCCCGCTACGTGTCCGGCGCCACGGTCAACGTGGACGGAGGCATCTGA
- a CDS encoding antibiotic biosynthesis monooxygenase family protein yields MGHPVFRVELTMRIHPGKEAEFERTWLSIGEAVTSHPANLGQWLSRSADDVGTYVIVSDWVDEQRFREFERSERHRVHREMLHPLRASGSMTTMTVLYYLPGAASR; encoded by the coding sequence ATGGGGCACCCGGTGTTCCGTGTCGAGCTCACCATGCGCATCCACCCCGGCAAGGAGGCGGAGTTCGAGCGCACGTGGCTCAGCATCGGGGAGGCGGTCACCAGCCACCCGGCCAACCTCGGGCAGTGGTTGTCGCGCAGCGCGGACGACGTCGGCACGTACGTCATCGTCAGCGACTGGGTGGACGAGCAGCGGTTCCGCGAGTTCGAGCGCAGCGAGCGGCACCGCGTCCACCGCGAGATGTTGCATCCGCTGCGCGCCAGCGGGTCGATGACCACCATGACCGTGCTGTACTACCTGCCGGGAGCTGCGTCGCGATGA
- a CDS encoding antibiotic biosynthesis monooxygenase family protein has product MTGRVRVLVYLTAPDGDVSVIEEAYHAISGRLQGTPGLVGNELLRSLSDPDSFAVISEWESLDAFRAWEQGPDHRDVTAPLRPFQSVTMRPAVYEVTAAYGG; this is encoded by the coding sequence ATGACCGGGCGGGTCCGTGTCCTGGTCTACCTCACCGCGCCCGACGGGGATGTGAGCGTGATCGAGGAGGCCTACCACGCGATCAGCGGCCGGCTGCAGGGCACCCCGGGGCTGGTCGGCAACGAGCTGCTGCGCTCGCTCAGCGACCCGGACAGCTTCGCAGTGATCAGCGAGTGGGAGAGCCTCGACGCTTTCCGCGCCTGGGAACAGGGGCCTGACCATCGGGACGTGACTGCGCCGCTGCGGCCCTTCCAGAGCGTCACGATGCGGCCGGCCGTGTATGAGGTGACCGCTGCGTACGGCGGGTGA
- a CDS encoding acyl-CoA carboxylase subunit epsilon gives MAASGAPLVRVLRGCPTPEEVAALITVLAARAGQAGPQPRPARPRTVPTHAYVPPGSWHAVPRQPWTVS, from the coding sequence GTGGCCGCGAGCGGTGCACCGCTGGTCCGCGTCCTCCGGGGCTGCCCCACCCCGGAGGAGGTGGCGGCACTGATCACCGTGCTCGCCGCCCGGGCCGGGCAGGCGGGGCCGCAGCCCCGGCCTGCTCGGCCCCGCACCGTGCCCACGCACGCGTACGTCCCGCCCGGCTCGTGGCACGCGGTGCCACGGCAACCTTGGACGGTTTCGTGA
- a CDS encoding NmrA/HSCARG family protein — MEVLVVGATGRQGGAVARELGSCGHAVRAFTRHPDSDAARELAAAGMRVHAGDLRDADSVARAAKGADAVFLMADFRAGPGEEVRAGSCALEGLRAAGVGHVVYSSVASADRRTGIPHFESKRWIEELLRRSGLPHTVVAPVFFMDNPKPSLAATGGTVLAMPLAETTVLQQVAVRDIGAFVRHVLEHPDEVVGERIEIAGDALTGPQAAAVLSCVTGRPVRYQAIPACPDRFGPDIAAMFAWLDRVGYQVDIPALHARFPGIGWHTFEAWARDGGVIPGSA, encoded by the coding sequence ATGGAGGTTCTCGTCGTCGGTGCCACCGGCCGCCAGGGCGGCGCTGTCGCCCGCGAGCTCGGGTCCTGCGGGCACGCGGTCCGCGCGTTCACCCGCCACCCGGACAGCGACGCGGCCCGGGAGCTGGCGGCCGCCGGGATGAGGGTGCACGCGGGCGACCTGCGTGACGCCGACTCGGTCGCCCGGGCTGCGAAGGGGGCGGACGCGGTCTTTCTCATGGCTGATTTCCGTGCCGGCCCGGGCGAGGAGGTCCGGGCCGGCTCCTGCGCGCTGGAGGGCCTGCGGGCGGCCGGTGTCGGCCACGTGGTCTACAGCTCGGTGGCCAGCGCTGACCGGCGGACTGGTATCCCGCACTTTGAGAGCAAGCGCTGGATCGAGGAGCTGCTGCGCCGCTCCGGCCTGCCCCACACGGTGGTGGCGCCAGTGTTTTTCATGGACAACCCCAAGCCGTCGCTCGCCGCGACGGGTGGGACCGTGCTCGCCATGCCGCTGGCCGAGACGACCGTGCTGCAGCAGGTCGCGGTCCGTGACATCGGCGCGTTCGTCCGGCATGTGCTGGAGCATCCCGACGAGGTGGTGGGGGAGCGCATCGAGATCGCTGGGGACGCCCTCACCGGCCCGCAGGCCGCTGCGGTGCTGTCCTGCGTCACGGGTCGCCCCGTCCGCTATCAGGCGATCCCGGCCTGCCCGGACCGCTTCGGCCCCGACATCGCCGCGATGTTCGCCTGGCTCGACCGGGTCGGGTACCAGGTCGACATCCCCGCCTTGCACGCGAGGTTCCCCGGGATCGGCTGGCACACGTTCGAGGCGTGGGCGCGGGATGGGGGAGTGATACCCGGGTCGGCGTGA
- a CDS encoding MarR family winged helix-turn-helix transcriptional regulator has protein sequence MSRDEAPGPTPAPSGRPPSPAEVVETLLQVTHLLKRHHNARLADYDMSVPRMRLLQALWDHGGTPRMGDIASELGVAGRTVTTVVDALEREGLLTRVADPKDRRAILLQLTDAGRAHIEHVRTVQIQLSEEFMEPLNEAERTQLYELLQRLFTAASTRDG, from the coding sequence ATGTCAAGGGATGAGGCCCCGGGCCCCACCCCGGCCCCGAGCGGCCGCCCGCCCTCGCCCGCCGAGGTCGTCGAAACCCTGCTCCAGGTCACCCACCTGCTGAAACGCCACCACAACGCCCGCCTGGCCGACTACGACATGTCGGTCCCCCGGATGCGCCTGCTCCAGGCCCTCTGGGACCACGGCGGAACCCCCCGGATGGGCGACATCGCGAGCGAACTCGGCGTCGCCGGCCGCACGGTCACCACAGTCGTCGACGCCCTGGAACGCGAAGGCCTCCTTACCCGCGTCGCCGATCCGAAGGACCGTCGCGCGATCCTCCTGCAGCTCACCGACGCCGGCCGCGCCCACATCGAGCACGTCCGCACCGTGCAGATCCAGCTCAGCGAGGAGTTCATGGAACCGTTGAACGAGGCCGAGCGCACACAGCTGTATGAGCTGCTGCAGCGGCTGTTCACCGCGGCGTCCACCCGGGACGGATGA
- a CDS encoding ATP-binding cassette domain-containing protein, whose protein sequence is MNGNDLAIRAEGLTKRFGSTEALRGLDLHAEAGTVLAVLGPNGAGKTTAVRILTTLLKPDSGCAEIAGFDVVRDAAKLRAHIGLTGQYAAVDEHLTGRENLELIGRLYHLGRRDAQRRAAWLLERFDLTDAAGRLVKTYSGGMRRRLDLAASLVMAPPVLILDEPTTGLDPRSRLAVWEVVEELVTAGTTVLLTTQYLEEADRLATRIAVVDGGRVIAEGTSDELKARVGGERLEITLEAGDDTSKAAEVLAAHGHGEIHLARARNSLSVPVSDGARRLAEIVRDLDAAGVHVVDFGVRRPTLDDVFLTLTGHTTAGETEEDEGREAA, encoded by the coding sequence ATGAACGGAAACGATCTGGCGATCCGGGCCGAGGGGCTGACCAAGCGGTTCGGGTCCACCGAGGCCCTGCGTGGGCTCGACCTCCACGCCGAGGCCGGTACCGTGCTCGCGGTTCTCGGACCCAACGGCGCCGGGAAGACCACCGCCGTACGCATCCTCACCACACTCCTGAAACCGGACTCCGGCTGTGCCGAGATCGCGGGGTTCGACGTCGTCCGCGACGCCGCCAAACTACGTGCCCACATCGGGCTGACCGGGCAGTACGCGGCCGTGGATGAGCACCTGACGGGCCGGGAGAACCTGGAGCTGATCGGCCGCCTGTACCACCTGGGTCGCCGCGATGCGCAGCGGCGGGCCGCCTGGCTGCTGGAGCGGTTCGACCTCACCGACGCCGCCGGGCGACTGGTCAAGACGTACTCCGGCGGCATGCGCCGGCGTCTCGACCTGGCGGCGAGCCTCGTCATGGCGCCTCCCGTCCTCATCCTCGACGAGCCGACCACCGGTCTTGACCCGCGCAGTCGCCTGGCCGTGTGGGAGGTCGTCGAGGAGTTGGTCACGGCCGGCACCACGGTCCTACTCACCACCCAGTACCTGGAGGAGGCCGACCGGCTGGCCACGCGCATCGCCGTCGTCGACGGGGGACGTGTCATCGCCGAGGGCACCTCGGACGAGCTCAAGGCCCGCGTCGGCGGGGAGCGGCTGGAGATCACGCTGGAGGCCGGGGACGACACGAGCAAAGCCGCCGAGGTGCTCGCCGCCCACGGGCACGGGGAGATCCACCTCGCCCGGGCGCGTAACTCCCTGTCGGTACCCGTCAGCGACGGCGCCCGTCGCCTCGCAGAGATCGTCCGCGACCTGGACGCGGCCGGAGTCCACGTCGTCGACTTCGGCGTCCGCCGGCCCACGCTGGACGACGTCTTCCTCACCCTCACCGGCCACACCACGGCCGGGGAGACCGAGGAGGACGAGGGGAGGGAAGCTGCCTAA